The sequence CTTTGATGCGGCGCGCGGCATGTATGGCGGGCACGGCATCGTTGGCGCACAAATTCCCGTAGGCGTGGGCATTGGCTTTGCGCACAAGTACAAGGGCGAAGACAACGTATGCCTGTGCTACTTTGGCGACGGCGCCATCAACCAGGGTGCGTTTCATGAAGCAGCGAACCTCGCCGAGCTCTACGATCTGCCGGTGGTGCTGATTTGCGAGAACAACCAGTACGGCATGGGCACCGCGGTAGACCGCGCCTCGGCCGAGCCGGAGCTGTACAAGCGGGCCACGGGCTTTCGTATGCCGGGCGCGCTGGTGAGTGGCATGGACGTCTTTAGCGTCAACAAGGCCATTCAAGACCATGTGGCCATGGCGCGCGAGGGCCAACCGTCATTGCTTGAAATTCGGACGTATCGCTACCAGGGCCACTCCATTAGCGACCCCGCGAAGTACCGCGCGGACGGCGAGCTGCAAAATCGCAAGAGCGGTGACGCCATCGTTCGCCTGCAGCGTTACGCCACCGATCAGGGCATCCTCTCGGACGACGACATTGAGGCGATGGATGACGAGATCAAGCAGCAGGTGCTCGACGCCATCGAGTTTGCCGAAAACAGCGACTTCCCCGACGAGGACGCCCTCTTTGAGGACATCTACGCGGAAGACAACATGCCGTTTACGCGCTAAACGCGTGACGCTCC comes from Salisaeta longa DSM 21114 and encodes:
- the pdhA gene encoding pyruvate dehydrogenase (acetyl-transferring) E1 component subunit alpha, with product MADEQQTTTTADAASDNGAAESAEGPWTDQSIDIPTADVEESLTFQMYPADTYTHDDLGLSDDDVVEMLRNMLLQRRFEERCRQMYQQQKISGFLHLYIGQEAVSTGSVFGIRLGEDTVITAYRDHGMGLAMGMDPGQCMAELFGKKTGVSKGKGGSMHFFDAARGMYGGHGIVGAQIPVGVGIGFAHKYKGEDNVCLCYFGDGAINQGAFHEAANLAELYDLPVVLICENNQYGMGTAVDRASAEPELYKRATGFRMPGALVSGMDVFSVNKAIQDHVAMAREGQPSLLEIRTYRYQGHSISDPAKYRADGELQNRKSGDAIVRLQRYATDQGILSDDDIEAMDDEIKQQVLDAIEFAENSDFPDEDALFEDIYAEDNMPFTR